A DNA window from Bradyrhizobium sp. CCBAU 53421 contains the following coding sequences:
- a CDS encoding aminotransferase: protein MNDVKTIAEKDRSSVLHPFTQLREFANGTAGEPTIVAGGKGVRITDAQGRSYIDGFAGLYCVNIGYGRTEVAEAIARQAYSLAYYHTYAAHTTEELATLADRLVRMAPGKPSKVFFGLSGSDANETQAKLVWYYNNLRGRPKKKKIISRERGYHGCSVISGSMTGMSFYHDHMDLPFPGILHTGAPHYYWGAEPGETEESFSRRRAAELEALIVREGPETIGAFIAEPVLGTGGITPPPTGYWREIQAVLSRYDVLLIADEVICGFGRTGADFGSTLYGMEPDLVTVAKGLTSGYVPLSGAIVGERVYAVMEEAADRVGAFSHGYTYSGHPIAAAAANAVLDIVEKERLSDRARIVGSHFLKRLRERFAQLEIVGEVRGVGLLGAVEFVADRQTKRRFDPELKVGARISKAARDRGLIARAMPHGDILGFAPPLVVSEHEIDEIVDLAYRATKQVMDELAKESKV from the coding sequence ATGAATGATGTCAAAACCATCGCTGAAAAAGATCGCTCGAGTGTTCTGCATCCCTTCACCCAACTCAGGGAATTCGCCAATGGTACGGCTGGTGAACCTACGATCGTCGCTGGAGGAAAAGGCGTCCGCATAACGGATGCGCAAGGGCGTAGTTACATCGACGGGTTTGCTGGCCTCTACTGTGTGAATATTGGATACGGTCGGACGGAAGTGGCTGAGGCCATTGCGCGGCAGGCCTATAGTCTTGCATACTATCACACATACGCGGCGCACACGACCGAAGAGCTGGCTACGCTGGCGGACCGTCTCGTGCGAATGGCGCCTGGTAAGCCGAGCAAAGTGTTCTTCGGTTTGTCCGGATCGGATGCCAACGAAACGCAAGCTAAGCTCGTTTGGTATTATAACAATCTACGTGGCCGGCCTAAGAAGAAGAAAATCATCTCGCGCGAGCGAGGGTACCATGGCTGTTCAGTAATCTCCGGTTCGATGACCGGAATGTCCTTCTACCACGATCACATGGACCTCCCCTTTCCGGGCATTTTGCACACGGGCGCGCCGCACTACTATTGGGGCGCCGAGCCAGGCGAGACGGAAGAGTCCTTTTCTCGTCGCCGTGCAGCCGAGCTTGAAGCATTGATCGTACGGGAGGGGCCGGAAACAATCGGCGCCTTTATTGCTGAGCCGGTGCTGGGCACGGGGGGAATTACACCCCCGCCTACCGGCTATTGGCGTGAGATTCAGGCCGTGCTCAGTCGATACGATGTCCTTCTGATCGCCGACGAAGTGATTTGCGGATTCGGTCGAACCGGCGCGGACTTCGGTAGCACGCTATACGGGATGGAGCCGGACTTGGTGACGGTCGCAAAGGGCCTGACGTCAGGGTATGTGCCGCTCTCAGGGGCCATCGTTGGTGAGAGGGTCTACGCGGTGATGGAGGAAGCTGCGGATCGAGTCGGAGCTTTTTCGCATGGATATACATATTCAGGCCATCCGATCGCGGCTGCCGCTGCCAATGCAGTCCTCGATATAGTCGAGAAGGAGCGGCTGAGCGATCGCGCGCGGATCGTCGGGTCGCATTTCCTTAAACGATTGAGGGAACGGTTTGCACAGTTAGAGATCGTCGGTGAAGTGAGGGGTGTCGGGTTATTGGGGGCCGTGGAGTTTGTTGCCGATCGCCAGACGAAGCGGCGATTTGATCCGGAGCTCAAGGTGGGCGCCCGCATTTCGAAGGCTGCTCGTGATCGGGGGCTTATTGCACGAGCAATGCCCCATGGAGACATTCTTGGTTTTGCTCCGCCCCTCGTCGTATCCGAGCATGAGATAGATGAGATTGTCGATCTCGCCTATCGAGCGACTAAGCAGGTAATGGACGAGCTCGCGAAAGAATCAAAGGTCTGA
- a CDS encoding nucleotide-binding domain containing protein, translated as MTRTACAPASTVLSIDVEKAMSGSLIATELVDFVRANQGRAPLVYSSSRPEQVTALQEKYSREAVARKLDSLFADAAKRLFDAGVRRIVVGGGETSGAVVSALGVTSFRIGPEIDSGVPVLVSEDGVKLGMALKSGNFGAIDFFEKALDAISGVSV; from the coding sequence GTGACGAGAACCGCCTGTGCCCCCGCATCCACTGTCCTTAGCATCGATGTCGAGAAGGCGATGAGCGGTTCGTTGATCGCCACCGAGCTGGTCGACTTTGTGCGCGCCAATCAGGGTAGGGCGCCGCTGGTCTATTCTTCCTCGCGTCCGGAGCAGGTCACGGCTCTGCAGGAGAAGTACAGCCGGGAAGCGGTCGCGCGCAAACTCGACAGCCTCTTTGCCGACGCGGCCAAGCGCCTCTTCGATGCTGGAGTGCGCCGCATCGTGGTCGGAGGCGGCGAGACATCGGGTGCGGTGGTTTCGGCACTCGGCGTCACCTCGTTCCGCATCGGCCCCGAGATCGATTCGGGCGTGCCCGTGCTCGTCTCTGAGGACGGCGTGAAGCTCGGCATGGCACTCAAATCGGGCAATTTCGGCGCAATTGACTTCTTCGAGAAGGCGCTCGATGCGATTTCCGGAGTGTCGGTATGA
- a CDS encoding aspartate/glutamate racemase family protein has protein sequence MAINEPLIAFSTSMLRTVDAGAQAVLVTCSSLGPAVDMAMPLCPVPLFRVDDGMAIEAIERGNRIAVLATLASTLEPTTQLIKHHAARLGRHASIASHLCEGAFDKLRSGEKLAHDALVREGLASVVGSVDVVVLAQASMANALLEVGATQVPVLTSPELGVLYMSSALKTNTYETPD, from the coding sequence GTGGCGATCAACGAACCGCTCATCGCCTTCTCGACATCGATGCTAAGGACAGTGGATGCGGGGGCACAGGCGGTTCTCGTCACCTGCTCTTCCCTCGGTCCCGCGGTGGATATGGCGATGCCGCTCTGTCCCGTACCTCTCTTCCGTGTCGACGACGGGATGGCGATCGAGGCAATTGAGCGTGGGAATCGAATTGCCGTGCTCGCGACGCTTGCTAGCACGCTGGAGCCCACGACACAGCTGATTAAGCATCATGCCGCCCGGCTAGGGCGTCACGCCTCTATCGCCAGCCATCTGTGCGAGGGCGCCTTCGACAAGCTGCGGAGCGGTGAAAAGCTGGCACACGACGCCTTGGTGCGTGAAGGTCTAGCTTCGGTCGTCGGCAGTGTCGACGTGGTGGTGCTCGCTCAAGCATCAATGGCCAATGCACTGCTCGAGGTGGGCGCGACGCAAGTTCCGGTACTTACCAGCCCGGAACTTGGGGTGCTGTACATGTCTAGTGCTCTGAAAACGAACACGTACGAAACACCAGACTAG
- a CDS encoding Lrp/AsnC family transcriptional regulator translates to MQYDRIDARILEIVQKNNRLTSESIGEIAGLSPTACQRRLKRLRSEGIIEADVSIVSPRAVGRPIQMLVLVTLERERSDIIDKFKKAIKSSVEVVNGFYVTGDADFVLYVTARTMEDYEQFTRRFFYENSDIKGFKTIVIMDRVKASFAIPVEVARED, encoded by the coding sequence ATGCAATACGACCGAATAGATGCCCGCATTCTTGAGATCGTGCAAAAGAACAATCGTCTAACTTCCGAGTCCATCGGTGAAATAGCCGGGCTCTCTCCTACCGCGTGTCAACGAAGACTGAAGAGACTCCGTTCGGAAGGCATCATTGAGGCCGACGTCTCGATCGTTTCGCCGAGGGCGGTAGGAAGGCCAATTCAAATGCTTGTGCTCGTGACGTTGGAGCGCGAGCGTTCAGACATAATCGACAAGTTCAAGAAGGCCATCAAATCTTCAGTTGAAGTCGTCAATGGATTCTACGTCACCGGCGATGCAGACTTTGTCCTGTATGTCACCGCGCGCACCATGGAAGATTATGAGCAGTTCACCCGACGATTCTTCTATGAGAACTCGGATATCAAGGGCTTCAAGACAATAGTCATAATGGACCGCGTCAAAGCGAGCTTTGCGATTCCAGTAGAGGTTGCGCGCGAAGATTGA
- a CDS encoding NAD-dependent succinate-semialdehyde dehydrogenase, whose amino-acid sequence MQNLSDKQLFRQQGLIGDQWKGALSGKTIDVIEPATQAVLGTVPDMGRDETRAAVAAAAKAYPAWRAKTNAERAALLEAWHGLMIAHLDDLARILTLEQGKPLEESKSEIRYGASFVKWFAEEARRIGSRTIPSPTADRRIVGLKEPVGVCAIITPCNFPNAMITRKVAPALAAGCTVVIKPSDFTPYSALALGVLAERAGIPAGVINILTGLPTEIGAEIMANETVRKISFTGSTRVGSLLMRGAADSVKRVSLELGGNAPFIVFDDADLELAVEGAIASKFRNGGQTCVCANRILVQAGVYDAFANKLVARVERMKVGPGLEPGVAIGPMINEAAISKINRHVADVLTEATTDMVLAHEETFGPVAPLFRFETDEEAIAIANATPFGLAAYFYTRDLKRSWQVAEAFEAGMVGLNAGMLSTEVAPFSGIKQSGLGREGAHVGIEEYLEMKTFHIGGLG is encoded by the coding sequence ATGCAGAACCTGAGCGACAAACAGCTCTTCCGCCAGCAGGGCTTGATCGGTGACCAATGGAAGGGGGCGCTCTCGGGCAAGACGATCGACGTGATCGAACCGGCGACCCAGGCGGTTCTTGGTACCGTGCCAGACATGGGGCGGGACGAGACGCGCGCGGCGGTCGCCGCTGCCGCCAAGGCCTATCCCGCCTGGCGCGCGAAGACGAATGCCGAGCGCGCCGCGCTTCTGGAGGCCTGGCATGGGCTCATGATCGCGCATCTGGACGATCTGGCGCGCATTCTAACGCTCGAACAGGGCAAGCCATTGGAGGAGTCCAAAAGCGAGATCCGTTACGGTGCCTCCTTCGTCAAATGGTTCGCGGAAGAAGCCCGGCGTATCGGCAGCAGGACGATCCCCTCGCCAACGGCGGACCGGCGCATCGTTGGTCTCAAGGAACCGGTGGGCGTGTGCGCAATCATCACGCCCTGCAATTTCCCGAACGCCATGATCACACGCAAGGTGGCTCCCGCGCTCGCGGCGGGGTGCACCGTCGTGATCAAGCCGTCGGATTTCACGCCCTATTCGGCGCTGGCTTTAGGCGTGCTGGCCGAGCGCGCCGGAATTCCCGCAGGCGTCATCAATATTCTCACCGGCCTGCCGACCGAGATCGGCGCAGAGATCATGGCCAACGAAACCGTGCGCAAGATCTCGTTTACGGGCTCGACCCGCGTCGGCTCGCTGCTCATGCGCGGCGCCGCTGATAGCGTGAAGCGCGTCAGCCTCGAACTCGGCGGAAATGCGCCCTTCATCGTCTTTGACGATGCCGATCTCGAACTCGCGGTCGAGGGTGCGATCGCATCAAAATTCCGCAACGGCGGCCAGACCTGTGTCTGCGCCAATCGGATCCTCGTGCAGGCCGGCGTCTATGATGCTTTTGCGAACAAGCTTGTCGCCCGCGTCGAGAGAATGAAGGTGGGACCAGGCCTCGAGCCGGGTGTGGCCATTGGACCGATGATCAACGAGGCGGCGATCAGCAAGATCAACCGCCATGTCGCCGACGTACTGACCGAGGCGACCACCGATATGGTGCTAGCGCACGAAGAGACATTTGGTCCGGTCGCCCCTCTCTTCCGTTTTGAGACCGATGAGGAGGCGATTGCCATCGCAAATGCGACGCCCTTTGGGCTGGCCGCTTATTTCTACACCAGAGACCTGAAGCGATCGTGGCAAGTCGCGGAGGCGTTCGAAGCCGGTATGGTCGGCCTCAACGCCGGCATGTTGTCCACGGAGGTGGCGCCATTCAGCGGTATCAAGCAATCCGGCTTGGGGCGCGAAGGAGCACACGTCGGGATCGAGGAATACCTCGAAATGAAGACCTTCCATATTGGTGGGTTGGGCTAA
- a CDS encoding acetoacetate decarboxylase family protein, giving the protein MAGDPVLTVGLTMLTNLGWLAGRGYNIFRVGCEIIFDGKAGSVRGNLALVLWENHADPILTGREELGTPKLYATLPDAGFLEDKCTFAASWEGFRFAEFEVVNLKSGPIADPPPQYAAQGGLPLLCYRYHPKVGDWQNADIATMTMSTPGLAPPPVVHQQLKGEGRFAFSRLAGRICRRSTRTLRRLPACRCWNSAARSFRSRQASQISLRWSPFDSRVGPGYQRKKHSASP; this is encoded by the coding sequence TTGGCAGGCGATCCGGTGCTGACAGTTGGCCTCACAATGCTGACCAATCTCGGATGGCTGGCTGGGAGGGGCTACAATATTTTCCGCGTCGGGTGCGAAATTATCTTTGACGGAAAAGCTGGATCCGTGCGCGGCAATCTAGCGTTGGTGCTCTGGGAGAACCACGCTGATCCGATACTGACCGGCCGAGAAGAACTTGGTACGCCAAAGCTATATGCTACCCTTCCCGATGCGGGTTTCCTTGAGGACAAATGCACCTTCGCTGCAAGTTGGGAGGGATTTCGTTTTGCCGAATTTGAGGTGGTAAACCTCAAATCTGGTCCGATAGCGGATCCACCGCCGCAGTATGCAGCTCAGGGGGGATTGCCGTTACTTTGCTATCGGTACCACCCGAAGGTCGGCGATTGGCAAAATGCCGATATCGCGACGATGACAATGTCAACGCCCGGGCTAGCGCCGCCGCCGGTCGTGCATCAGCAACTGAAGGGGGAAGGCCGCTTCGCGTTTTCGCGCCTCGCTGGGAGGATATGCCGACGCAGTACCCGTACGTTGCGACGCTTGCCAGCTTGCCGTTGTTGGAATTCCGCGGCGCGGTCGTTTCGAAGTCGTCAGGCATCGCAGATCTCGCTGCGATGGTCACCATTCGATAGCAGGGTTGGCCCTGGATACCAGCGGAAGAAGCATAGCGCGAGCCCTTGA
- a CDS encoding tartrate dehydrogenase: MKNYTIALIPGDGIGRGVTEAAWAVLDAAAKHSGFALNGTRFPWSCAFYKEKGVMMPANGIKTLERFDAILLGAVGWPAEVPDAVSLHGLLLPIRKGFTQYANVRPHRLLPGANGPLKATKFDILCVRENTEGEYAGAGGRVHQGTGAEIAVETSVFTRAGVERILRFGFDQARKRRGRLASVTKSNAQKYSMVFWDEVTQLVAADYPDVECTSYHVDALAARMVMAPESLDVVVASNLYGDILTDLGAAIQGGLGFAASANINPDRSAPSMFEPVHGSAPDIAHLGIANPIAAIWSGAMMLEHIGEADAAARVMAAIEATTSSGIGTVPGKECTEAISAAVLSRLS; encoded by the coding sequence ATGAAGAACTACACAATCGCACTCATTCCTGGCGACGGCATCGGCCGCGGCGTGACGGAAGCCGCATGGGCCGTGCTCGATGCTGCCGCCAAGCATTCCGGCTTTGCGCTCAACGGCACGAGATTTCCGTGGTCCTGCGCCTTCTACAAGGAAAAGGGCGTGATGATGCCCGCCAACGGCATCAAGACGCTCGAGAGGTTCGATGCCATTCTGCTTGGCGCAGTCGGCTGGCCGGCGGAGGTGCCCGATGCCGTGTCGCTGCACGGCCTGCTGCTGCCGATCCGCAAGGGGTTTACACAGTATGCCAACGTCCGGCCGCATCGCCTGCTCCCGGGCGCCAACGGCCCGCTGAAAGCCACCAAGTTTGATATCCTCTGCGTCCGCGAGAACACCGAAGGAGAATATGCGGGTGCCGGCGGACGTGTACATCAGGGCACCGGCGCCGAGATCGCGGTCGAGACCTCGGTGTTTACGCGCGCCGGCGTGGAGCGAATCTTGCGATTCGGATTCGACCAGGCGCGCAAGCGACGCGGAAGGCTTGCCTCGGTCACCAAGTCGAATGCTCAGAAATACTCGATGGTCTTCTGGGACGAGGTGACACAACTGGTTGCCGCCGACTATCCGGATGTCGAATGCACGAGCTACCACGTGGATGCGCTCGCCGCGCGCATGGTTATGGCGCCGGAGAGCCTCGATGTTGTCGTCGCCTCCAACCTCTACGGCGACATCCTGACCGATCTCGGCGCCGCTATTCAGGGCGGGCTCGGCTTTGCCGCTTCCGCCAACATCAATCCGGACCGCAGCGCTCCTTCGATGTTCGAGCCCGTTCACGGCTCAGCACCCGACATCGCCCATCTCGGCATTGCCAACCCGATCGCAGCGATCTGGTCGGGGGCGATGATGCTTGAGCATATTGGCGAGGCTGATGCAGCAGCACGCGTCATGGCGGCAATTGAGGCCACCACGTCCAGCGGCATCGGTACGGTTCCAGGCAAAGAGTGCACCGAAGCGATAAGCGCAGCAGTGCTTTCCCGTCTCTCATAA
- a CDS encoding acetoacetate decarboxylase family protein → MVHAHKEGLLYRMPYGFGPTAGPRQGPDYKPFDWSRTPHRWSAAVSFLTDGDQLNGLLPPGFGLVGEPVVTVEFIVMSELAWLAGRGYSMLQVRFPAAYTGERDQVAGHFLSVLWENLADPIISGREELGFAKLWCELPPPRIMGDRVTCTASWLGHEFAVLELADFSEAAPRMPAYPGLGEQRSDGTLHYKYIPQTGEWGKAAVAHACLQPPAGKPIVEKLRVGKGRVNFHSTTWEQMPTQFHIVQALSALPILEQREAWCVESRGASDLSQQCTLA, encoded by the coding sequence ATGGTTCATGCTCATAAAGAAGGGCTGTTGTATCGAATGCCATATGGCTTCGGACCTACGGCAGGACCTCGTCAGGGACCGGATTATAAGCCTTTCGACTGGTCGAGAACGCCCCACCGATGGTCAGCGGCAGTAAGCTTCCTCACTGACGGAGATCAGCTCAACGGTTTGCTGCCTCCAGGGTTCGGCTTGGTTGGCGAGCCCGTGGTGACGGTCGAATTTATTGTGATGAGCGAGCTGGCCTGGCTTGCCGGGCGTGGTTACTCGATGCTGCAGGTGCGTTTCCCGGCGGCCTACACCGGGGAGCGCGACCAGGTAGCCGGTCACTTCCTATCGGTCCTTTGGGAAAATCTCGCTGATCCGATCATAAGCGGTCGCGAGGAGCTCGGCTTCGCAAAGCTTTGGTGCGAACTTCCTCCGCCACGAATTATGGGCGATCGGGTGACGTGTACGGCGTCCTGGCTGGGGCATGAGTTTGCCGTCCTCGAGCTCGCAGACTTTTCCGAAGCCGCGCCTCGAATGCCGGCCTATCCGGGTCTTGGCGAGCAACGCAGCGATGGCACGCTGCACTACAAGTACATCCCGCAAACCGGAGAGTGGGGCAAAGCCGCCGTCGCGCACGCCTGTCTGCAGCCGCCGGCTGGCAAGCCTATCGTCGAAAAACTGCGCGTCGGGAAGGGGCGGGTGAACTTTCATTCCACGACGTGGGAGCAGATGCCCACCCAGTTCCACATCGTTCAGGCCCTCTCGGCGCTGCCGATTCTGGAGCAGCGCGAGGCCTGGTGCGTCGAGAGCCGCGGCGCTTCCGACCTGTCGCAACAATGCACCCTCGCTTGA
- a CDS encoding 3-hydroxybutyrate dehydrogenase, with protein sequence MIQRSLEGRTALVTGSTSGIGLAIAQRLARDGATVCLHGLGDAAQIKAAISAASSGSGPQPGHFGGDLADPGAAQSLIDEVARTVGSIDILVNSAGIQHVCPVTEFSLERWNAVLAVNVTAAFLTIQRALPAMLERNWGRIINIASVSGYVGVPHKAAYAVSKHGLLGLTKVVSSETARTGVTCNAVCPAWVLTPLVERQIEARAARDGVSFATAATELVSASVPSGQFVKPEQVAGLVSFLCSPDADEVRGVGWNIDGGRLAR encoded by the coding sequence ATGATCCAACGCAGCCTTGAAGGCCGCACTGCACTTGTCACCGGATCGACCAGCGGTATTGGCCTAGCCATTGCGCAACGTCTCGCGCGAGATGGCGCTACGGTATGCCTGCATGGCTTGGGCGACGCTGCACAGATCAAGGCGGCGATCTCGGCCGCTTCATCGGGAAGTGGTCCCCAGCCGGGACACTTCGGCGGAGACCTGGCCGACCCTGGCGCCGCTCAGAGCCTCATCGACGAGGTTGCGCGGACCGTCGGCAGCATCGACATCCTGGTCAACAGCGCCGGTATCCAGCACGTCTGCCCGGTAACCGAGTTCTCGCTTGAGCGCTGGAACGCCGTGCTAGCGGTCAACGTAACGGCGGCGTTCCTGACCATTCAGCGCGCGCTGCCCGCGATGCTGGAGCGGAATTGGGGGCGCATCATCAACATTGCGTCGGTTAGCGGCTATGTCGGCGTCCCGCACAAAGCGGCCTATGCCGTCAGCAAGCACGGACTGCTTGGCCTGACGAAGGTGGTCTCCTCCGAGACTGCCCGAACGGGCGTAACGTGCAACGCGGTCTGCCCCGCCTGGGTTTTGACGCCCCTTGTTGAACGCCAGATCGAAGCCCGGGCGGCCCGGGATGGAGTGAGCTTCGCAACCGCCGCGACTGAACTGGTGTCGGCGAGCGTCCCATCGGGCCAATTTGTGAAGCCCGAGCAGGTCGCGGGGCTCGTCTCGTTTCTGTGCTCGCCAGATGCCGACGAAGTCCGCGGCGTGGGCTGGAACATCGACGGTGGCCGCCTTGCGCGCTAG
- a CDS encoding amidohydrolase: MRKTPRYLLGELLADLSAGHDVRATVHLECGSMYREAGAIEFAPVGETEFANGIAVMAASDAHDDRRPCAGIAGYVDLALGSRAAAVLEAHVAAGAGRFRGVRQNIAHEIDINLPPSASGTSNCLYGDTQFRAGFRLLAALDLSFDAWLLEPQLPELIQLARAFPETSICLDHVGTPLGTGWYVGKRKDRFQIWRANIEALAECKNVYVKLGGLAMHYSGFPSLSARQPVSSAQLAEEWGPYLQTCVEAFSPSRAMFESNFPVDALTCDYATLWNAFKRFAARYSATEKNELFFGTAARFYRLQVSGSKPL, encoded by the coding sequence TTGCGCAAAACGCCTCGTTATTTACTCGGAGAATTGCTCGCTGATCTTAGTGCGGGCCACGATGTTCGCGCCACCGTCCATTTGGAATGCGGCTCAATGTATCGGGAGGCGGGCGCCATAGAATTCGCACCAGTCGGCGAAACTGAATTTGCAAATGGTATCGCGGTCATGGCTGCCAGTGACGCTCATGACGACCGTCGCCCCTGCGCTGGTATCGCCGGCTATGTTGATCTCGCACTAGGCTCTCGCGCAGCAGCGGTGCTCGAGGCCCACGTCGCAGCAGGCGCAGGAAGATTTCGCGGCGTTCGTCAAAACATAGCTCACGAAATCGACATAAATCTCCCTCCCTCCGCATCCGGAACATCCAATTGCCTCTATGGTGATACGCAGTTCCGCGCTGGGTTCCGGCTGCTTGCTGCGCTCGATCTTTCCTTCGATGCCTGGCTCTTGGAGCCCCAGCTTCCTGAGTTAATCCAACTCGCGAGGGCGTTTCCTGAAACTTCAATTTGCCTTGATCATGTTGGTACTCCCCTGGGAACAGGCTGGTATGTCGGGAAGCGGAAAGACCGATTCCAAATTTGGCGTGCCAATATCGAGGCGCTAGCTGAATGCAAGAACGTTTACGTGAAATTGGGCGGGCTTGCGATGCACTACTCGGGCTTCCCCTCTTTGAGCGCTAGACAGCCAGTCTCCTCCGCCCAGCTCGCCGAGGAGTGGGGACCATATCTTCAAACTTGTGTAGAAGCATTCTCACCGTCACGAGCAATGTTCGAAAGCAATTTTCCGGTTGATGCGCTGACGTGCGATTACGCAACTCTGTGGAATGCCTTCAAACGCTTCGCCGCGCGCTATTCGGCAACCGAGAAGAACGAGCTGTTCTTCGGAACTGCCGCGCGCTTTTATCGATTACAGGTTTCGGGCTCGAAACCGCTATGA
- a CDS encoding NAD-dependent succinate-semialdehyde dehydrogenase yields MLGLARSHLHRLSRRDFIAGGVLIDGRWVAGEQRDGVIDPATGEEIADVARCNAADMNLAVAAAERSFSAWRELLPARRGAILRSWASLMLAHSEELAILVTSEQGKPLAEARSEIAYGAGFLEWFAAEGERAYGETFPSHKSRSLLQVRMQPIGVAAAITPWNFPVAMITRKAGAALAAGCPIIVKPAPETPLSALAVARLAEEAGVPRGVFQVLVGDPIELSTPLLSDQRIRALSFTGSTQVGRLLLEGAATTVKKVSLELGGHAPFVVFDDVDLDKAVKGAMAAKFATSGQDCLAANRIYVQRRIYDAFVESFAAAMAQLKVGHGLDLATNIGPMTKLSVASKCRAQIDDAVAKGARAISANQGDSLGPSFVVPTLLSDVSEDMLIAHEETFGPVAAVLPFESEEEVVARANASEMGLAGYVYTDSLRRALRLSEQIECGMVGINTASFTGAPIPFGGWKQSGLGREGSRHGLAEYMELKYVCFGDLAD; encoded by the coding sequence TTGCTCGGTCTCGCCAGGAGTCATCTGCATAGGCTAAGTCGTCGCGATTTCATCGCGGGTGGGGTGCTCATAGACGGTCGCTGGGTTGCGGGCGAGCAACGAGATGGTGTGATCGATCCCGCTACAGGGGAAGAAATTGCGGACGTTGCTCGTTGTAATGCCGCAGATATGAATCTGGCAGTCGCGGCAGCTGAGCGATCTTTTTCTGCTTGGCGAGAGCTCTTGCCCGCAAGACGCGGCGCGATCCTTAGGTCTTGGGCGTCATTGATGCTTGCCCATTCGGAGGAGCTTGCGATCTTGGTGACGAGCGAGCAGGGCAAGCCGTTGGCGGAGGCACGCTCCGAAATTGCGTATGGTGCAGGATTTCTCGAGTGGTTTGCTGCGGAAGGGGAGCGCGCGTACGGGGAGACGTTCCCCAGCCACAAGTCTCGTAGTCTGCTTCAGGTGCGAATGCAGCCAATTGGTGTTGCGGCGGCGATCACGCCGTGGAATTTTCCTGTCGCCATGATTACGCGAAAGGCTGGAGCCGCTCTGGCTGCGGGCTGTCCGATCATCGTGAAGCCCGCTCCCGAGACTCCGCTCTCTGCTCTTGCGGTTGCCAGGCTGGCTGAGGAGGCGGGCGTCCCGCGCGGCGTATTTCAGGTGTTGGTCGGTGATCCGATCGAGCTTTCGACGCCTCTGTTGAGCGATCAAAGGATACGGGCTCTTTCGTTCACGGGTTCGACTCAAGTTGGTCGTCTGCTTCTGGAGGGGGCGGCGACCACAGTAAAGAAGGTCTCGCTCGAGCTTGGGGGGCATGCCCCATTTGTTGTCTTTGACGATGTCGATCTCGACAAGGCTGTCAAAGGGGCGATGGCTGCAAAATTTGCTACGTCCGGCCAGGACTGTCTGGCCGCCAACCGCATCTACGTACAGAGGCGCATCTATGATGCCTTCGTTGAATCGTTTGCCGCGGCAATGGCCCAGCTCAAGGTCGGGCATGGCTTGGACTTGGCGACAAACATCGGGCCGATGACAAAGTTGTCGGTTGCCAGCAAGTGCAGGGCGCAAATCGATGATGCTGTGGCAAAGGGAGCGCGGGCTATTTCCGCCAATCAAGGCGACAGTTTAGGTCCTAGCTTTGTTGTTCCAACGCTGTTAAGTGACGTCAGCGAAGACATGCTCATCGCCCATGAGGAAACATTTGGGCCGGTAGCTGCTGTGTTGCCATTCGAATCTGAAGAAGAAGTCGTTGCACGAGCTAATGCGAGCGAAATGGGGCTTGCAGGCTACGTCTACACAGACAGCTTGCGACGAGCGCTGCGACTTTCTGAGCAAATCGAGTGCGGCATGGTTGGCATCAATACGGCGTCGTTCACGGGCGCGCCCATTCCGTTCGGTGGATGGAAGCAGTCTGGGCTTGGTCGCGAAGGGTCGCGGCACGGTTTAGCGGAATACATGGAACTGAAGTACGTCTGCTTCGGCGATCTGGCGGATTAG